Proteins encoded within one genomic window of Actinomycetes bacterium:
- a CDS encoding glycosyltransferase family 2 protein: protein MTQSIGIGVPVFNGEDYLAECLDSIAAQDYEPLDVLISDNASSDATRDISMEFVERDTRFRYVCQPQNLGAAGNYNYVMTHSNGSLYKVAAHDDVVGQGFLRLCADALEAHPEAVLSFPRTRYIDAEGKPTDDYEHPIVWTHATSPSGRLHDLLVDDHWSYLHLCYPVMGVMRRQAAVGTRGIQAFKGSDKAMLMELALMGDFIEVPEPLYLKRLHDNTSMRAHTTGEEFDLWYDPDNAGRDPMPVSRLTRSHLSAVWRDDLTAAERARCTFEVTRWLFRQRRWRVAGSELRNAARKRVSPAS, encoded by the coding sequence CCGCACAGGACTACGAGCCCCTCGACGTCCTCATCTCCGACAATGCGTCATCGGATGCAACGCGAGACATCTCGATGGAGTTCGTGGAGCGCGACACGCGGTTCCGCTACGTGTGCCAGCCGCAGAACCTCGGCGCGGCCGGCAACTACAACTACGTGATGACCCACAGCAATGGGTCGCTCTACAAGGTCGCGGCCCACGACGACGTCGTCGGTCAGGGCTTCCTGCGGCTGTGCGCCGACGCGCTCGAGGCGCACCCCGAGGCCGTGCTGTCGTTCCCCCGCACCCGCTACATAGACGCCGAGGGCAAGCCCACCGACGACTACGAGCATCCCATCGTGTGGACACACGCCACCTCGCCATCGGGCCGCCTTCACGACCTCCTCGTGGACGACCACTGGAGCTACCTGCACCTCTGCTACCCGGTGATGGGGGTGATGCGCCGGCAGGCCGCCGTAGGGACCCGAGGCATCCAGGCCTTCAAGGGGTCCGACAAGGCGATGCTCATGGAATTGGCACTCATGGGCGACTTCATCGAGGTGCCCGAACCGCTCTACCTGAAGCGACTCCACGACAACACCAGCATGCGGGCCCACACCACGGGTGAGGAGTTCGACCTCTGGTACGACCCGGACAACGCCGGCCGCGACCCCATGCCGGTCAGCAGGCTCACGCGGTCGCACCTGAGCGCCGTCTGGCGGGACGACCTGACCGCAGCCGAGCGGGCAAGGTGCACCTTCGAGGTGACGAGATGGTTGTTCAGGCAGCGGCGCTGGCGCGTGGCGGGTTCCGAACTCCGCAACGCGGCGCGAAAGCGTGTCAGTCCCGCGTCCTGA
- a CDS encoding lipopolysaccharide biosynthesis protein — MSEAPDPDEGRAEPRDPTIRRTTVAVSARWSLVGLVSKQAARIGFSILLARILGPTNFGIVGQATIYLAFSTVFLDMGLASALIQRKEIDDETIGTATWLNLGAVGLLVAVTQVVAGPWARLFDTPELENVLRVLSIDFVLIGFAVIPTALLTRRLNFRMLAMAEVAGVFVGGAAGVAAAWMGAEYWALVVQRLLTDLVYAIFVIAAVGRVVLSWSRTALRAILGFSARVFGSEVMRFLSQNADNTLIALRLGPTALANYALSYRVLLLPVQILSQTANRLVFPIFSRLNDEPERQADLFLRVSATLALVVTPPMFLVALCAPRGVPIVFGDDWDAAVRPMQILAVVSIMSAVVGVAGGVMLAKGRADWSLRWGIVTTTALIGGFVVGLQWGIDGVAWSYLIVGTPLAVIQIGFVQYLIPYSWGGYLKAIRPAGIGGAAMVVLWLATERLLEGTLGDFWLLVTASLLALGLYAAMLRFVWPKVLADQIDFARLMVKRKLGSE, encoded by the coding sequence GTGAGCGAAGCCCCCGATCCCGACGAGGGCCGCGCCGAGCCACGGGACCCGACCATCCGCCGGACAACCGTCGCGGTGAGCGCTCGCTGGAGCCTGGTCGGCCTTGTCAGCAAGCAGGCCGCCCGCATCGGGTTCAGCATCCTTCTGGCTCGGATCCTGGGGCCCACCAACTTCGGCATCGTTGGCCAGGCCACGATCTACCTCGCGTTCAGCACCGTCTTCCTCGACATGGGGCTGGCCTCGGCGCTCATCCAGCGAAAGGAGATCGACGACGAGACGATCGGCACGGCAACCTGGCTGAACCTCGGTGCAGTGGGCCTGCTGGTCGCGGTCACCCAGGTCGTGGCCGGGCCATGGGCGAGGTTGTTCGACACGCCCGAACTCGAGAACGTGCTCAGGGTTCTGTCAATCGACTTCGTGCTGATCGGGTTCGCAGTCATCCCGACTGCCCTGCTGACACGGCGGCTCAACTTCCGCATGCTGGCCATGGCCGAGGTGGCAGGTGTGTTCGTCGGTGGCGCCGCCGGTGTGGCCGCCGCCTGGATGGGTGCCGAGTACTGGGCCCTCGTGGTGCAAAGGCTGCTGACCGATCTGGTCTACGCGATCTTCGTCATCGCAGCGGTGGGCCGGGTGGTGCTTTCTTGGTCCCGCACCGCCCTCAGGGCGATCCTGGGGTTCAGCGCCCGGGTGTTCGGAAGCGAGGTGATGCGCTTCCTCAGCCAGAACGCTGACAACACGCTGATTGCGCTCCGGCTCGGCCCAACGGCGCTGGCCAACTACGCGCTGAGCTACCGGGTCCTACTGCTGCCGGTGCAGATCCTGTCCCAGACCGCCAACCGACTGGTGTTTCCCATCTTCTCGCGTCTCAACGACGAGCCCGAGCGACAGGCCGACCTCTTCCTGCGCGTGAGTGCGACCCTCGCGCTGGTGGTCACCCCGCCCATGTTCCTGGTTGCGCTCTGCGCGCCGCGCGGGGTGCCGATCGTGTTCGGTGACGACTGGGACGCGGCTGTGCGTCCCATGCAGATCCTCGCGGTCGTGTCGATCATGAGCGCCGTGGTGGGCGTTGCCGGAGGAGTGATGCTCGCGAAGGGTCGCGCCGACTGGTCACTGCGGTGGGGCATTGTGACGACCACGGCGCTCATCGGCGGTTTCGTGGTCGGGCTCCAGTGGGGCATTGACGGTGTTGCCTGGTCGTACCTGATCGTGGGCACGCCACTTGCGGTGATCCAGATCGGGTTCGTGCAGTACCTGATCCCCTACAGCTGGGGCGGCTACCTGAAGGCCATCCGGCCGGCTGGAATCGGCGGTGCCGCGATGGTCGTTCTCTGGCTGGCAACCGAGCGCTTGCTGGAGGGCACCCTCGGGGACTTCTGGCTTCTCGTGACAGCTTCCTTGCTGGCCCTGGGGCTCTACGCTGCGATGCTCCGGTTCGTGTGGCCGAAGGTGCTCGCGGACCAGATCGACTTCGCCCGCCTCATGGTGAAGCGCAAGCTCGGCAGCGAATGA
- a CDS encoding DUF1349 domain-containing protein, with product MPKRTRRSIGLVAVLSVVASFGAITASPASADPGDAGFASDDFSAGSLAGVWSVDDPRGDGTVELSGTGTSDAVLSLSVPGGVGHDAWTTNDSLAVTQAISNGDFSTEAKFDTAPTAKYQMQGLTAREDDSNWIRADYYHDGSNLRFFVATFTNGSPTVRANVVVPNGSSLWIRLARSGNNWTASTSTDGSGFTGRAAFSWNLNANEMGVFAGNALGSSSPAFTAEVDYIFNTNSPINPEDPEGTTPTTTTTTEPTGTTTTTPGSTTTTTAPTTTTTTVPATLAVDVWYGSQQSVGAFGITQRWANVLGRANGPNPVTSLTYSLNGGSARPLSMGPNLRRLVMPGDFNIDILVTDLLPGPNTVDITAVDSTGAQVTEEVTITNHVGFSDPTWWDQAWSWRTAVTLSAGSVDRTDAVVEAPVDFTAQLASAGETANIDTNSIRVIETAPDGSVLDASVPFQFDPDDGFDGSTNAAGTVMVLMGGNTPAGTERTFDIYFDDVAAGHTVVSFADQVTVTDNVADAGENTLQVATASTTWFFDKDGGGFTSVLDADGNDWVSYGPAAGSAGQYRGIPNMVFPEGIMHPGAEGITTTLLADGPLRTSFRSASAGEGWVTRWDILPDRARMTIEAAAHDYWFLYEGTPGGTLDTATDLVVRSDGTQGAAGASWNGDLAGDEWVYFADPGVDRSLFVVNHNDDTAVDSYSSLNSEMTVLGFGRDGINPFLDAVPASFTVGLTDGVGFGDVSPLAGGAIDPVAVTVGTLEEPVAGAASWPLPATVDWSGASSPTDRAVVVDGKWHIEGDEVRTTDMGYDRLINIGNQTWTDYEVSAPVTVHSLDFDNGFQSGPPLIGYILRWNGHNDTIETGRQPQQGWLPDTVNPTPLGAMALVRWHSDGSTPIHVWNHRTANMDTNPGLQLQVGSTYMFKASVKTLPGGDTEYKFRVWPQGTPEPGVWSVEFVAGTDDHQPANGSLQLVAHEADVSFGTVEVTPVTP from the coding sequence ATGCCGAAGAGGACACGACGCAGCATCGGTCTCGTGGCCGTGTTGTCGGTCGTCGCGTCCTTCGGGGCGATCACGGCGTCGCCGGCCTCGGCCGACCCCGGTGATGCAGGCTTCGCCTCCGATGACTTCTCGGCGGGGTCTCTGGCGGGGGTTTGGAGCGTGGACGATCCCCGCGGTGACGGCACCGTGGAACTGTCCGGCACCGGCACCTCAGACGCCGTGCTCTCCCTGTCGGTACCCGGCGGTGTCGGCCACGACGCATGGACCACCAACGACTCACTGGCAGTCACCCAGGCCATCTCCAACGGCGACTTCTCCACCGAAGCCAAGTTCGACACAGCGCCCACCGCCAAGTACCAGATGCAGGGCCTCACAGCGCGCGAAGACGACTCCAACTGGATCCGCGCCGACTACTACCACGACGGCTCCAACCTGCGGTTCTTCGTAGCCACCTTCACGAACGGCTCCCCCACAGTGCGCGCCAACGTCGTGGTACCCAACGGCTCCTCGCTTTGGATCCGCCTCGCACGCAGCGGCAACAACTGGACCGCATCCACCTCCACCGACGGCTCCGGCTTCACCGGCCGCGCCGCGTTCAGCTGGAACCTCAACGCGAACGAGATGGGCGTGTTCGCCGGCAACGCACTCGGTTCCAGCTCCCCCGCCTTCACCGCCGAAGTCGACTACATCTTCAACACCAACAGCCCCATCAACCCCGAAGACCCCGAAGGCACCACTCCAACCACCACAACCACCACAGAGCCCACCGGCACCACAACGACCACCCCAGGCTCGACCACCACAACCACCGCGCCAACCACCACAACCACGACGGTTCCGGCGACACTCGCGGTGGACGTCTGGTACGGCAGCCAGCAGTCGGTCGGGGCGTTCGGCATCACCCAGCGTTGGGCCAACGTGCTCGGCCGGGCCAACGGCCCCAACCCGGTCACCTCGCTGACCTACAGCCTCAACGGCGGCTCGGCACGCCCGCTCTCGATGGGCCCCAACCTCCGCCGGCTCGTCATGCCCGGCGACTTCAACATCGACATCCTGGTCACCGACCTGCTGCCGGGACCCAACACGGTCGACATCACCGCTGTTGACTCGACCGGGGCCCAGGTGACCGAAGAGGTCACAATCACCAACCACGTGGGCTTCAGCGACCCGACCTGGTGGGACCAGGCCTGGAGCTGGCGCACAGCCGTGACCCTCTCCGCCGGCTCCGTCGATCGCACCGACGCCGTGGTCGAGGCGCCAGTCGACTTCACCGCCCAGCTCGCATCCGCTGGCGAAACCGCCAACATAGACACCAACTCCATCCGGGTGATCGAGACCGCTCCCGACGGTTCCGTGCTCGACGCCTCGGTGCCGTTCCAGTTCGATCCGGACGACGGGTTCGACGGCTCCACCAACGCGGCCGGCACGGTCATGGTCCTGATGGGAGGCAACACCCCCGCAGGCACCGAGCGCACCTTCGACATCTACTTCGACGACGTCGCAGCCGGCCACACTGTCGTGTCGTTCGCAGACCAGGTCACCGTCACCGACAACGTTGCCGACGCGGGCGAGAACACGCTCCAGGTCGCAACCGCCTCGACGACATGGTTCTTCGACAAGGACGGCGGCGGGTTCACCAGCGTCCTCGACGCCGACGGCAACGACTGGGTGAGCTACGGCCCGGCGGCAGGCTCTGCCGGCCAGTACCGAGGCATCCCCAACATGGTGTTCCCCGAGGGGATCATGCACCCGGGCGCCGAGGGCATCACGACCACGCTGCTCGCCGACGGCCCGCTGCGCACCAGCTTCCGCTCGGCCAGCGCCGGCGAGGGTTGGGTCACGCGTTGGGACATCTTGCCCGACCGGGCCCGCATGACCATCGAGGCGGCGGCACACGACTACTGGTTCCTCTACGAGGGCACGCCCGGCGGGACTCTCGACACCGCCACGGACCTGGTTGTGCGCTCCGACGGGACGCAGGGCGCCGCAGGTGCATCGTGGAACGGCGACCTGGCGGGTGACGAGTGGGTCTACTTCGCCGACCCCGGCGTCGACCGGTCCCTGTTCGTTGTCAACCACAACGACGACACTGCGGTCGACTCTTACTCGTCGCTCAACTCCGAGATGACCGTGCTCGGCTTCGGCCGCGATGGCATCAACCCGTTCCTCGACGCGGTACCTGCATCCTTCACCGTGGGTCTCACCGACGGCGTGGGCTTCGGCGATGTCTCGCCGCTGGCCGGCGGAGCGATCGATCCGGTCGCCGTGACTGTGGGTACCCTCGAGGAGCCGGTTGCAGGCGCTGCGAGCTGGCCGCTGCCCGCAACCGTGGACTGGAGCGGTGCCTCCTCACCGACGGACCGTGCAGTCGTTGTCGACGGCAAGTGGCACATCGAGGGCGACGAGGTGCGCACCACCGACATGGGCTACGACCGGCTCATCAACATCGGCAACCAGACGTGGACCGACTACGAGGTCAGCGCCCCCGTCACCGTGCACTCGCTCGACTTCGACAACGGGTTCCAGAGCGGCCCGCCGCTGATCGGCTACATCCTGCGCTGGAACGGCCACAACGACACGATCGAGACCGGCCGCCAGCCACAGCAGGGCTGGCTGCCAGATACGGTCAACCCCACCCCGTTGGGGGCGATGGCACTCGTGCGCTGGCACTCCGACGGTTCAACCCCGATCCACGTGTGGAACCACCGCACCGCCAACATGGACACCAACCCGGGCCTGCAGCTCCAGGTCGGGTCCACCTACATGTTCAAGGCCAGCGTGAAGACGCTGCCCGGCGGCGACACCGAGTACAAGTTCCGTGTGTGGCCACAGGGCACTCCGGAGCCCGGCGTCTGGTCCGTCGAGTTCGTGGCGGGCACCGACGACCATCAGCCGGCCAACGGGTCGCTCCAGCTGGTGGCGCACGAAGCCGACGTGAGCTTCGGCACCGTCGAGGTCACGCCGGTCACACCCTGA